One window of Pseudomonas sp. FP198 genomic DNA carries:
- a CDS encoding nucleoside permease, with product MTTMNARLSVMMFLQFFIWGGWFVTLGTFLSTTLSASGGQIGMAFATQSWGAIIAPFVIGLIADRYFNAERILAVLHLVGAVLLYQLYSAVDFNAFYPYVLAYMVIYMPTLALVNSVAFRQMRDPALEFSRIRVWGTVGWIVAGVVISFVFAWDSREAILAGGLRNTFLMAAIASLLLGLYSFTLPGTAPLKAQASAGAVKQSLGLDALGLLKDRSYLVFFIASILICIPLAFYYQNANPFLAETGMTNPTAKMAIGQVSEVLFMLLLPLFIQRFGIKLALLVGMLAWALRYVLFAYGDNGGLAFMLFTGIALHGICYDFFFVSGQIYTDAKAPAHLRSSAQGLITLATYGVGMLIGFWVAGQVTDHFVVEGGHDWKSIWLFPAGFALVVFVCFLLTFSGRQAVVAPSKA from the coding sequence ATGACCACGATGAATGCACGCCTGAGCGTGATGATGTTCCTGCAGTTCTTTATCTGGGGCGGCTGGTTCGTCACCCTCGGCACGTTCCTGTCCACTACGCTGAGTGCCAGCGGCGGGCAGATCGGCATGGCTTTCGCCACCCAATCCTGGGGCGCGATCATTGCGCCGTTCGTCATCGGCCTGATCGCCGACCGCTACTTCAACGCCGAACGCATCCTGGCGGTGCTGCACCTGGTGGGGGCGGTGTTGTTGTATCAGCTGTACTCGGCGGTGGATTTCAACGCGTTCTATCCGTACGTGCTGGCCTACATGGTGATCTACATGCCGACCCTGGCCCTGGTCAATTCCGTGGCATTCCGGCAGATGCGCGATCCGGCGCTGGAGTTCTCGCGTATCCGTGTCTGGGGGACGGTCGGCTGGATCGTCGCCGGCGTGGTGATCAGTTTTGTCTTCGCCTGGGACTCACGCGAGGCGATCTTGGCGGGCGGCCTGCGCAATACGTTCCTGATGGCGGCCATCGCTTCGCTGCTCCTTGGGCTCTACAGCTTCACGCTGCCGGGCACCGCGCCGCTCAAGGCGCAGGCGAGCGCTGGCGCGGTCAAGCAGTCGCTGGGGCTCGACGCGTTAGGCCTGCTCAAGGACCGCAGCTACCTGGTGTTCTTCATCGCCTCGATCCTGATCTGCATCCCGTTGGCGTTTTACTACCAGAACGCCAACCCGTTCCTGGCGGAAACCGGCATGACCAACCCGACGGCGAAAATGGCTATCGGGCAGGTGTCCGAAGTGCTGTTCATGCTGCTATTGCCGCTGTTCATCCAGCGCTTCGGTATCAAGCTGGCGCTGTTGGTGGGCATGCTGGCGTGGGCGTTGCGCTATGTGCTGTTCGCCTACGGCGACAACGGCGGGCTGGCGTTCATGCTGTTCACCGGCATTGCGCTGCACGGCATCTGCTACGACTTCTTTTTTGTCTCGGGACAGATCTACACGGACGCCAAGGCGCCCGCGCACCTGCGCAGCTCGGCCCAGGGGCTGATTACCCTGGCGACGTACGGAGTAGGCATGTTGATCGGTTTCTGGGTGGCGGGGCAGGTGACCGATCACTTTGTGGTGGAAGGCGGCCACGACTGGAAAAGCATCTGGCTGTTCCCGGCCGGTTTTGCCCTGGTGGTATTTGTCTGCTTCCTGCTGACCTTCAGCGGCCGGCAAGCGGTCGTGGCGCCGTCCAAGGCTTGA
- a CDS encoding sugar phosphate isomerase/epimerase family protein, whose translation MSDEAPFDTLADIARWAASQGYKAIQLPTLGTRYIDLARAAESQDYCDELKAVCASAGVEISELSTHLQGQLVAVHPAFDALFDDFAPAHLRGQPEARTEWAIEQLKLAARASQRLGLKVHATFSGALLWPYMYPWPQRPSGLVEQGFAELARRWLPILDCFDAAGVDLCYEIHPGEDLHDGASFERFLEAVDHHPRAAILYDPSHLLLQQMDYLGFIDRYHDRIRMFHVKDAEFRPDARSGVYGGYQGWVDRPGRFRSLGDGQIDFKAIFSKLTQYGFDGWAVLEWECCLKDSQQGAAEGAAFIRRHMINRTRKAFDDFAGVTADEASNRRLLGCPPER comes from the coding sequence ATGTCCGATGAAGCGCCGTTCGACACTCTGGCCGACATTGCTCGATGGGCCGCGTCGCAGGGCTACAAGGCGATTCAACTGCCGACCCTCGGCACGCGCTACATCGACCTGGCGCGGGCCGCCGAGAGCCAGGATTATTGCGATGAGCTCAAGGCCGTCTGCGCATCGGCCGGCGTCGAGATCAGCGAGTTGTCGACGCATCTTCAAGGGCAGTTGGTGGCGGTGCACCCGGCATTCGACGCGCTGTTCGACGACTTCGCCCCGGCCCACCTGCGCGGCCAGCCCGAGGCGCGCACCGAGTGGGCCATCGAGCAACTGAAACTCGCCGCCCGCGCCAGCCAGCGCCTGGGCCTCAAGGTCCACGCGACGTTTTCCGGTGCGTTGCTGTGGCCTTATATGTACCCGTGGCCGCAACGTCCGTCCGGCCTGGTCGAGCAAGGGTTCGCCGAACTGGCCCGGCGCTGGTTGCCGATCCTCGACTGTTTCGACGCGGCCGGCGTCGACCTGTGCTACGAGATCCACCCCGGCGAAGACCTGCACGACGGCGCCTCGTTCGAGCGTTTCCTGGAAGCCGTCGACCATCATCCACGGGCGGCGATCCTCTACGACCCCAGCCACCTGTTGCTGCAACAGATGGACTACCTGGGCTTCATCGATCGCTACCACGACCGTATCCGCATGTTCCACGTCAAGGACGCCGAATTTCGCCCCGATGCCCGTTCCGGTGTCTACGGCGGCTACCAGGGTTGGGTTGATCGTCCCGGCCGGTTCCGTTCCCTGGGCGATGGGCAGATCGATTTCAAGGCGATCTTCAGCAAGCTGACCCAGTACGGCTTCGACGGCTGGGCGGTGCTGGAATGGGAATGCTGCCTGAAGGATTCGCAACAGGGCGCGGCCGAAGGCGCGGCGTTCATCCGGCGGCACATGATCAATCGGACACGCAAGGCGTTCGACGACTTCGCCGGTGTCACGGCGGATGAGGCATCCAACCGGCGGTTGTTGGGGTGCCCCCCGGAACGATGA
- a CDS encoding Gfo/Idh/MocA family protein — MKPVVPKIRMGFVGGGEGAFIGQAHRQAAGLDGGFELVCGAFSRDPQNNRQTGEALGLAASRCYHDWQQMLDAEALLPLDQRMELLVIVTPNHLHAPIARQALAAGFHVFSEKPAALNLKELLALRDVLQGSRCLYGLAHTYLGYPMVWQAREMVRSGVIGQVRKVFVEYPQGWLSQDVAAQGNKQAEWRDDPAQSGLGGCIGDIGTHAFSLAEFVADQPIQQLCATLGTHVAGRQLDDDVAMLFQMQRGASGVLLASQVCTGEENPLKIRVYGDKGALEWRQEEPSSLIHRAFDQPLRILRSGVGQPWLCEAATRRMRLPAGHPEGYLEAMANLYGDFARAIRERVEGLDVPGVPGIEIGLRGMAFIEAAIINHRGEAKWTTLKTGESQL, encoded by the coding sequence ATGAAACCTGTAGTACCAAAAATAAGAATGGGCTTCGTCGGCGGTGGGGAGGGTGCCTTCATCGGCCAGGCCCATCGTCAGGCCGCGGGCCTGGACGGTGGTTTCGAGCTGGTGTGCGGCGCGTTCAGCCGTGACCCGCAGAACAACCGGCAGACCGGAGAAGCCCTGGGGCTGGCCGCGTCCCGCTGTTATCACGACTGGCAGCAGATGCTCGACGCCGAGGCGCTGCTGCCGCTGGACCAGCGCATGGAACTGCTGGTGATCGTCACGCCCAACCATCTCCACGCACCCATTGCCCGCCAGGCACTGGCGGCGGGTTTCCATGTGTTCAGCGAGAAGCCCGCGGCACTGAACCTCAAGGAGTTGCTCGCGCTCCGGGACGTGCTGCAGGGCAGCCGTTGTCTCTACGGCCTGGCCCACACCTATCTTGGCTACCCAATGGTCTGGCAGGCCCGGGAGATGGTGCGTTCGGGCGTGATCGGCCAGGTGCGCAAAGTGTTCGTCGAATACCCCCAAGGCTGGCTCAGCCAGGATGTCGCCGCGCAAGGCAACAAACAGGCCGAGTGGCGCGACGATCCGGCACAGTCCGGCTTGGGCGGTTGCATTGGTGACATCGGCACCCATGCCTTTTCTTTGGCGGAGTTCGTCGCCGACCAACCGATCCAGCAGCTCTGCGCCACGCTGGGCACGCATGTCGCCGGTCGGCAACTGGACGACGACGTGGCGATGTTGTTCCAGATGCAACGCGGCGCCAGCGGCGTGTTGCTGGCCAGCCAGGTCTGCACCGGCGAAGAGAACCCGCTGAAGATCCGCGTCTACGGCGACAAAGGCGCCCTGGAGTGGCGCCAGGAAGAACCGTCGAGCCTGATTCATCGCGCCTTCGATCAACCCCTGCGTATCCTGCGTAGCGGGGTTGGCCAGCCGTGGTTGTGCGAGGCCGCGACGCGCCGCATGCGTCTGCCCGCCGGGCATCCCGAGGGTTATCTGGAAGCGATGGCCAACCTCTACGGCGATTTCGCCCGGGCCATTCGCGAACGCGTCGAAGGCCTCGATGTGCCTGGCGTACCCGGCATCGAAATCGGCTTGCGCGGCATGGCGTTCATCGAGGCTGCCATCATCAATCACCGTGGCGAGGCGAAATGGACCACGCTGAAAACCGGAGAATCACAGTTGTGA
- a CDS encoding LacI family DNA-binding transcriptional regulator — translation MSNIREVARLAGVSVATVSRTLKSPERVLPETRDKVNAAVARAGYRPNLMAVQFRSRRTGNLVILVPAIANTFFARVISGAQQAAQAAGYRLLLCDTQGREAIEQEFAALVYAHQADGVIQLRASDPFVSLPPGADALPLVNACEVVKDAPYPTISLDNRSAARAMTEHLIGLGHRRIGIIKGPRSSPLTLDRVAGYQDALQDAGIAIVPELICHGDFTLKAGYDGAGTMLALTERPSALFCENDEMAIGALKRIKQMGLRVPEDISLVGFDDIPFAAYCDPPLTTISQPAETFGHKAVEMLIALIEKRPIAQRHVLLPFELTVRGSSAAPGSSMA, via the coding sequence TTGTCGAATATCCGTGAAGTGGCCCGGCTGGCCGGTGTTTCCGTGGCCACGGTGTCGAGGACGTTGAAATCACCCGAACGCGTGCTGCCGGAAACCCGCGACAAGGTCAACGCCGCGGTGGCACGGGCCGGTTATCGACCGAACCTGATGGCCGTGCAGTTCCGTTCCCGCCGTACCGGCAACCTGGTGATCCTGGTGCCGGCGATCGCCAATACCTTTTTCGCCCGGGTCATCAGCGGCGCCCAACAGGCGGCGCAAGCGGCCGGCTATCGATTGCTGCTGTGCGATACCCAGGGCCGCGAAGCCATCGAGCAGGAATTCGCCGCGCTGGTCTACGCCCACCAGGCCGACGGCGTGATCCAACTGCGCGCCAGCGACCCCTTTGTTTCGTTGCCGCCCGGCGCCGATGCGTTGCCGCTGGTCAATGCCTGCGAAGTGGTCAAGGACGCGCCCTACCCGACCATCAGCCTGGACAACCGCAGCGCCGCACGGGCCATGACCGAGCACCTTATCGGCCTCGGCCACCGACGCATCGGCATCATCAAAGGCCCGCGCAGCAGCCCATTGACCCTCGATCGCGTGGCCGGCTATCAGGACGCCTTGCAAGACGCCGGCATCGCCATCGTCCCGGAACTGATCTGCCACGGCGATTTCACCCTCAAGGCCGGCTACGACGGTGCCGGCACCATGCTCGCCCTGACCGAGCGTCCCAGCGCGCTGTTCTGCGAGAACGATGAGATGGCCATCGGCGCGCTCAAGCGCATCAAGCAGATGGGCCTGCGGGTGCCTGAGGATATTTCCCTGGTAGGTTTTGACGACATCCCGTTCGCCGCCTATTGCGATCCGCCGCTGACCACCATTTCCCAGCCGGCTGAAACCTTTGGTCACAAAGCCGTAGAAATGCTCATCGCCCTCATCGAAAAAAGACCCATCGCCCAGCGGCACGTGCTGTTGCCGTTCGAGCTGACCGTACGCGGCAGCAGCGCAGCGCCAGGCTCCAGCATGGCCTGA
- a CDS encoding TAXI family TRAP transporter solute-binding subunit — protein MPISKRFISLAAAAAVMVTSTAYAAPAYINILTGGTSGVYYPIGVGLSQIYSSGIKDSKTSVQATKASVENLNLLQAGRGELAFALGDSVADAKNGVEDAGFKAPLTKLRAIAGAYPNYIQIVASEESGIKTLADLKGKTVSVGAAKSGTELNARAIFKAAGLTYDDMKVQYLPFAESVDLIKNRQLDATLQSSGLGMAAIRDLASTMKLNYVSIPTDVVQKIGNPAYQSAMIPANTYDGQAEPVPTVAITNILVTREDVPDEVAYQMTKLLFDNLTRLGTSHSAAKDISLKNAAKNLPIALHPGAERYYKEVGAL, from the coding sequence ATGCCAATCAGCAAACGCTTCATTTCCCTGGCCGCCGCCGCAGCCGTGATGGTCACGTCCACGGCCTATGCTGCGCCGGCCTACATCAACATTCTGACCGGGGGCACCAGCGGGGTGTATTACCCGATTGGCGTCGGGCTCTCGCAGATCTACAGCAGCGGCATCAAGGATTCCAAGACGTCGGTCCAGGCCACCAAGGCTTCGGTGGAAAACCTGAACCTGCTGCAAGCCGGACGCGGGGAGTTGGCGTTTGCCTTGGGCGATTCGGTGGCGGATGCCAAGAATGGGGTGGAAGACGCCGGCTTCAAGGCGCCCTTGACCAAGCTGCGGGCCATCGCTGGCGCTTACCCCAACTACATACAAATCGTCGCCAGCGAGGAATCGGGCATCAAGACCCTGGCCGATCTCAAGGGCAAGACCGTTTCGGTCGGCGCAGCGAAATCCGGCACCGAGCTCAACGCCCGGGCAATCTTCAAGGCCGCGGGCCTGACCTACGACGATATGAAGGTGCAATACCTGCCATTTGCCGAGTCGGTGGACCTGATCAAGAACCGGCAACTGGACGCCACCTTGCAGTCCTCCGGCCTGGGCATGGCGGCGATTCGTGACCTGGCGTCGACGATGAAATTGAATTACGTGTCGATTCCCACCGACGTGGTACAGAAAATCGGCAACCCGGCCTACCAGAGCGCAATGATCCCTGCCAACACCTACGACGGCCAGGCTGAGCCCGTGCCCACCGTCGCCATCACCAATATCCTGGTGACCCGCGAGGATGTGCCGGACGAAGTGGCCTATCAGATGACCAAGCTGCTCTTCGACAACCTCACTCGCCTGGGCACGTCCCATTCGGCGGCGAAGGACATTTCCCTGAAAAACGCCGCGAAGAACCTGCCGATAGCCCTGCACCCTGGCGCCGAACGCTACTACAAGGAAGTGGGCGCGCTGTAG
- a CDS encoding TRAP transporter permease codes for MSEDQHGIATDPRDWPKTLFYVALLFSIFQIVTAAFSPVSSIVLRAVHVGFLLWVVFLSYPAHGKQRPWQPLAWALGLAGMATALYQWVFEADLIQRSGDLTSADMVIGIILIVLVFEAARRVMGIALPIICGLFLAYGLFGEHLPGDLAHRGYGVDQIINQLAFGTEGLYGTPTYVSATYIFLFILFGAFLEKAGMIKLFTDFAMGLFGHKLGGPAKVAVVSSALMGTITGSGIANVVTTGQFTIPLMKRFGYKAAFAGGVEATSSMGSQIMPPVMGAVAFIMAETINVPFVEIAKAALIPACLYFGSVFWMVHLEAKRSNLKGLPKDQCPSAWGAVKENWYLLIPLAVLVYLLFSGRTPLFSGMVGLALTAIVILGSAIILKVSNYALRCAFWIALGILCVGFFRLGIGIVFAVIGVLVVACWFMKGTRETLVICLHALVDGARHAVPVGIACALVGSIIAIVSLTGVASTFAGYILAIGKDNLLLSLILTMLTCLVLGMGIPTIPNYIITSSIAAPALLELGVPLIVSHMFVFYFGILADLTPPVALACFAAAPIARESGLKISFWAVRIALAGFVIPFMTVYNPALMLQGDNLWMTAYMLIKTLLAVGLWGMASTGFLQQKMPVWERLMCFAAGALLVMALPLTDEIGFVLGALLIGQHLWRARRSGQALA; via the coding sequence ATGAGTGAAGACCAGCACGGCATCGCCACGGACCCCCGGGACTGGCCGAAGACGCTGTTCTATGTAGCGTTGCTGTTTTCCATATTTCAGATCGTCACCGCAGCCTTCTCCCCGGTATCCAGCATCGTGCTGCGGGCGGTGCATGTGGGCTTTTTGCTGTGGGTGGTGTTCTTGAGCTACCCGGCCCATGGCAAGCAACGGCCCTGGCAACCCCTGGCCTGGGCGTTGGGGCTGGCGGGGATGGCGACCGCGCTCTATCAGTGGGTATTCGAGGCCGACCTGATCCAGCGCTCCGGCGACCTGACGAGCGCCGACATGGTCATCGGCATCATCCTGATCGTGCTGGTATTCGAGGCGGCGCGGCGGGTGATGGGCATCGCCTTGCCGATCATCTGCGGCCTGTTCCTCGCCTATGGCCTGTTCGGCGAACACCTGCCGGGCGACCTGGCGCATCGCGGCTACGGCGTGGACCAGATCATCAACCAGCTGGCGTTTGGCACCGAAGGGTTGTACGGCACGCCGACCTACGTCTCGGCCACCTACATCTTCCTGTTCATCCTGTTTGGCGCCTTCCTGGAAAAGGCCGGCATGATCAAGCTGTTCACCGATTTCGCCATGGGCCTGTTCGGTCACAAGCTGGGCGGTCCGGCAAAAGTTGCGGTGGTGTCGTCAGCCTTGATGGGCACCATCACCGGCTCGGGCATTGCCAACGTCGTGACGACCGGACAGTTCACCATTCCATTGATGAAACGCTTTGGCTACAAGGCGGCATTTGCTGGTGGTGTGGAAGCCACGTCCAGCATGGGCAGCCAGATCATGCCGCCGGTGATGGGCGCGGTGGCGTTCATCATGGCCGAGACCATCAACGTGCCGTTCGTGGAAATCGCCAAGGCCGCGCTGATACCCGCGTGCCTGTATTTCGGCTCGGTGTTCTGGATGGTTCACCTGGAAGCCAAGCGTTCGAACCTCAAGGGCCTGCCCAAGGATCAATGCCCGAGTGCCTGGGGCGCGGTCAAGGAAAACTGGTATCTGCTGATTCCACTGGCAGTCCTGGTCTATCTGCTGTTTTCCGGGCGCACTCCGCTGTTCTCCGGCATGGTCGGGCTGGCATTGACGGCTATTGTGATTCTCGGCTCGGCGATCATCCTCAAAGTGTCGAACTACGCCTTGCGCTGCGCATTCTGGATCGCATTGGGGATTCTCTGCGTCGGCTTCTTCCGGCTGGGCATCGGAATCGTGTTCGCAGTGATCGGCGTGCTGGTGGTTGCCTGCTGGTTTATGAAGGGCACGCGGGAAACCCTGGTCATCTGTTTACACGCATTGGTGGATGGCGCACGCCATGCCGTCCCGGTGGGGATCGCCTGCGCCTTGGTGGGCAGCATCATCGCAATCGTTTCGCTGACCGGCGTAGCTTCCACCTTCGCCGGTTACATCCTGGCCATCGGCAAGGACAACCTGCTGCTGTCGCTGATCCTGACCATGCTCACCTGCCTGGTATTGGGCATGGGCATCCCGACCATCCCCAACTACATCATCACCAGCTCGATCGCCGCGCCCGCCCTGTTGGAACTGGGCGTGCCGCTGATCGTGTCGCACATGTTCGTGTTCTATTTCGGCATCCTCGCCGACCTCACCCCGCCGGTGGCCCTGGCCTGTTTCGCCGCCGCGCCCATCGCCAGGGAGAGTGGCCTGAAAATCAGTTTCTGGGCCGTGCGCATCGCCCTCGCCGGCTTCGTCATTCCGTTCATGACGGTCTACAACCCGGCGCTGATGCTCCAGGGCGACAATCTCTGGATGACGGCGTACATGTTGATCAAGACCTTGCTCGCGGTCGGCCTGTGGGGCATGGCGTCCACCGGTTTCCTGCAACAGAAGATGCCGGTCTGGGAACGGCTGATGTGTTTTGCCGCCGGGGCATTGTTGGTGATGGCGCTGCCGTTGACCGATGAAATCGGCTTTGTCCTGGGGGCGCTGTTGATCGGGCAGCATCTGTGGCGCGCACGTCGCAGCGGGCAGGCCTTGGCGTGA
- a CDS encoding DUF1850 domain-containing protein — translation MIGLCLGLSGVVWAQLGLSEFTLAWDHTIEKIRWEEDYRVTETGLVLGEARIKGNGAGMEIPENARLENGSWHYYRQLPPLQPLKLGRTPQAGDYQLCHAGHCQPMAHWLGTPTVEHPSVELWSCERRSITQR, via the coding sequence GTGATCGGCTTGTGCCTGGGCCTGTCCGGAGTAGTCTGGGCGCAGCTTGGACTCAGCGAGTTCACCTTGGCGTGGGATCACACCATCGAGAAGATCCGTTGGGAGGAAGACTATCGTGTCACCGAAACGGGCCTGGTCCTGGGCGAAGCCAGGATCAAGGGCAACGGTGCCGGCATGGAGATTCCGGAAAACGCCCGGCTGGAAAACGGCAGTTGGCACTACTATCGACAACTGCCGCCGCTGCAACCCTTGAAGCTGGGCCGCACGCCCCAGGCCGGCGATTACCAACTGTGTCACGCCGGCCATTGCCAGCCCATGGCGCATTGGCTCGGCACGCCCACCGTGGAACACCCCTCGGTAGAACTGTGGAGCTGCGAACGGCGCTCGATCACTCAGCGCTGA
- a CDS encoding TetR/AcrR family transcriptional regulator, translating to MQTTELLERAFPGRRAELKRDIFRKALALFNEQGIEATTIEMIRTECQTSVGAIYHHFGNKEGLVAALFFTALDDQARLREQYLAEATTAEQGMQALIYSYVDWVDSQPDWARFQYHARFAVTKGPFKDELANRNTTRNGQLWQWLSAAAQGEALKRYPAELTFSLIIGASESYCRAWLAGRVPTSPKVHRELLAQAAWRSISAE from the coding sequence ATGCAAACAACGGAATTACTCGAACGTGCTTTCCCCGGCAGAAGGGCCGAGCTCAAGCGCGATATCTTCAGAAAGGCCCTGGCGCTGTTCAACGAACAGGGCATCGAGGCGACCACCATTGAAATGATCCGCACCGAATGCCAGACCAGTGTCGGCGCGATCTACCACCATTTCGGCAACAAGGAAGGCCTGGTGGCGGCGCTGTTCTTCACCGCTCTGGACGACCAGGCGCGCTTGCGCGAGCAGTACCTGGCCGAGGCGACGACTGCCGAACAGGGCATGCAAGCCTTGATCTACAGCTATGTCGATTGGGTCGACAGCCAGCCCGACTGGGCGCGTTTCCAGTATCACGCGCGTTTTGCCGTGACCAAGGGGCCGTTCAAGGACGAACTCGCCAACCGCAATACCACGCGCAACGGCCAACTCTGGCAGTGGCTGAGCGCGGCGGCGCAGGGCGAGGCGCTCAAGCGTTATCCAGCCGAGTTGACGTTCTCGCTGATCATCGGCGCGTCGGAAAGTTATTGCCGCGCCTGGCTGGCGGGGCGCGTGCCGACCAGCCCCAAGGTCCATCGGGAGTTACTGGCGCAGGCGGCGTGGCGGTCGATCAGCGCTGAGTGA
- a CDS encoding hotdog fold domain-containing protein gives MNQVLGMFNSAGPDAFSKMACQMAPYFSTIDPLVTELRQGAATVQVPFRKEITNHLGTVHAIAMCNAAELAAGMMTNVSIPDGARWIPKGMTVEYLAKAKSDVTAVANGDEVDWQTEGDKIVPVDIHDVDGKKVFTARITMNVKLA, from the coding sequence ATGAATCAGGTTCTCGGTATGTTCAACAGCGCAGGTCCCGATGCGTTCAGCAAAATGGCCTGCCAGATGGCACCTTACTTCTCCACCATCGATCCGCTGGTCACGGAGCTGCGCCAGGGCGCAGCGACGGTGCAGGTACCGTTTCGCAAGGAAATCACCAATCACCTCGGCACCGTGCATGCCATTGCCATGTGCAACGCCGCCGAGCTGGCCGCCGGGATGATGACCAACGTCTCGATTCCGGACGGCGCCCGGTGGATCCCAAAAGGCATGACCGTGGAATACCTGGCCAAGGCCAAGAGCGACGTGACGGCGGTGGCGAACGGCGATGAGGTGGACTGGCAGACCGAAGGCGACAAGATCGTGCCGGTGGATATTCATGACGTGGATGGCAAGAAGGTGTTCACGGCGCGGATCACCATGAATGTGAAGTTGGCTTGA
- a CDS encoding SMP-30/gluconolactonase/LRE family protein codes for MNASQPATADQARRTFLKKSLVVSAAAATLGNLPGLTQAEPLSQRYPDPLVNILDPSFMDLRVFNASVEKLASGLRWAEGPVWIGDGRYLLVSDIPNNRIVRWDEVTGGLSVYRENSNFSNGMCRDRQGRLLVCEGSTTSTEGRRITRTEHNGTITVLADRFDGKPLNSPNDIVCKRDGSIWFTDPPFQTGNNYEGHKVTPEQPHAVYRIDGETGKLSRVIDDLAGPNGLCFSPDEKTLYVVEGRAKPNRLVWAITVKDDGTLGERRKHIEGLDYAAIDGIKCDESGNLWCGWGGNGDPKADLEKLDGVRVFNPEGKAIGHISLPERCPNICFGGREGNRLFMAGSHSLYSLFVNTRGATFA; via the coding sequence ATGAATGCTTCGCAACCCGCAACCGCCGATCAGGCGCGCCGGACCTTCCTCAAGAAATCCCTGGTGGTCTCGGCCGCCGCCGCGACGCTCGGCAACCTGCCCGGCCTGACCCAGGCCGAACCGCTGAGCCAGCGTTATCCGGACCCTCTGGTCAATATCCTCGACCCCAGCTTCATGGACCTGCGTGTTTTCAACGCCAGCGTGGAAAAACTCGCCAGCGGCCTGCGCTGGGCCGAAGGGCCGGTGTGGATCGGCGACGGTCGGTATCTGCTGGTCAGTGACATCCCCAACAACCGCATCGTGCGCTGGGACGAAGTCACAGGTGGGCTGTCGGTGTATCGGGAGAATTCGAACTTCTCCAACGGCATGTGCCGTGATCGCCAGGGACGTTTGCTGGTCTGTGAAGGCTCGACCACGTCGACCGAAGGGCGGCGTATCACCCGCACCGAACACAACGGCACGATCACCGTGCTGGCCGATCGTTTCGACGGCAAACCGTTGAATTCGCCCAACGACATCGTCTGCAAACGGGATGGCTCGATCTGGTTCACCGACCCGCCATTCCAGACCGGCAACAATTATGAAGGGCATAAAGTTACTCCCGAGCAGCCTCACGCCGTGTACCGCATCGACGGTGAAACCGGCAAGCTCAGCCGAGTCATCGACGACCTGGCGGGGCCGAACGGCTTGTGCTTTTCCCCGGATGAAAAAACTCTCTATGTGGTCGAAGGCCGGGCCAAGCCCAACCGCCTGGTCTGGGCAATCACGGTCAAGGATGACGGCACCTTGGGCGAGCGCCGCAAGCATATCGAAGGCTTGGATTACGCTGCCATCGACGGCATCAAGTGCGATGAGAGCGGCAACCTCTGGTGCGGCTGGGGCGGCAACGGCGACCCCAAGGCCGATCTGGAAAAACTTGACGGCGTGCGGGTGTTCAACCCCGAGGGCAAGGCCATCGGGCACATCTCCCTGCCGGAACGTTGCCCCAACATCTGTTTCGGCGGCAGGGAGGGCAACCGGTTGTTCATGGCCGGCAGCCACTCGTTGTACTCATTATTCGTGAACACCCGCGGGGCGACGTTTGCCTGA